In Oncorhynchus tshawytscha isolate Ot180627B linkage group LG24, Otsh_v2.0, whole genome shotgun sequence, the genomic window CCTGTGTAGTCCTCAGCCCTCCCTCATGTCCCTGTGTAGTCCTCAACCCTCCTACCTGTCCCTGTGTAGTCCTCAACCCTCCTACCTGTCCTTGTGTAGTCCTCAACCCACCTACTTGTCCCTGTGTAGTCCTCAACCCTCCTACCTGTCCCTGTGTAGTTCTCAGTCCTTCTACATGTCCCTGTGTAGTCCTCAACCCTCCTACCTGTCCTTGTGTAGTCCTCAACCCTCCTACTTGTCCCTGTGTAGTCCTCAACCCTCCTACCTGTCCCTGTGTAGTTCTCAGTCCTTCTACATGTCCCTGTGTAGTCCTCAACCCTCCTACCTGTCCCTGTGTAGTCCTCAGCCCTTCTACCTGCCCCTGTGTAGTGCTGtccctccaaacgagcttcaatgccatacaactctccttccatggcctccaactgctcttaaacgcaagtaaaaccaaatgcatgcttttcaacccgcaccctagtaaaactgactatcctaccgatcctcgacttcagagATGTCacctacaaaatagcttccaatactctactcagcaaactggatgcagtttatcacagtgccatccgttttgttactaaagcaccttataccacccaccactgcgacctgtatgctgtagtcggctggccctcactacatattcatcgccagacccactggcttcaggtcatctataagtctttgctaggtaaagctccgccttatctcagttcactggtcacgatggcaacacccacccgtagcacgcactccagcaggtgtatctcactgatcatccctaaagccaacacctcatttggccgcctttcgttccagttctctgctgcctgtgactggaatgaattgcaaaaatcgctgaagttggagacttttatctccctcaccaactttaaacatctgctatctgagcagttaaccgatcgctgcagctgtacatagtctatctgtaaatagcccacccagttttacctacctcatccccatactgtttttatttatttacttttctgctcttttgcacaccagtatctctacctgtacatgaccatctgatcatttatcactccagtgttaatctgctacaTTATAATTATTTGCTCCTGTGGCCTATTAATTGCctccctcatgccttttgcacacactgtatacagactttgttttttctactgtgtcattgacttgtttattgtgttattgggttgtttattgtttattccatgtgtaactctgtgttgttgtctgtgtcacactgctttgctttatcttggccaggtcgcagttgcaaatgagaacttgttctcaactagcctacctggttaaataaaggtgaaataaaaaaatatccctCAGCCCTTCTACCTGTCCCTGTGTAGTCCTCAGTCCTTCTACCTGTCCCTGTGTAGTCCTCAGTCCTTCTACCTGTCCCTGTGTAGTCCTCAGCCCTTGTGCATGTGTAGTCCTCAGTCCTTCTACCTGTGCCTGTGTAGTCCTCAGTCCTTCTACCTGTCCCTGTGTAGTCCTCAGCCCTTCTACCTGTCCCTGTGTAGTCCTCAGCCCTGTCCATGTGTAGTCCTCAGTCCTTCTACCTGTCCCTGTGTAGTCCTCAGCCCTTGTGCATGTGTAGTCCTCAGTCCTTCTACCTGTGCCTGTGTAGTCCTCAACCCTTCTACCTGTCCCTGTGTAGTCCTCAGTCCTTCTACCTGTCCCTGTGTAGTCCTCAGTCCTTCTACCTGTCCCTGTGTAGTCCTCAGCCCTTGTGCATGTGTAGTCCTCAGTCCTTCTACCTGTGCCTGTGTAGTCCTCAGTCCTTCTACCTGTCCCTGTGTAGTCCTCAACCCTCCTACCTGTCCCTGTGTAGTCCTCAGCCCTTCTACCTGTCCCTGTGTAGTCCTCAGCCCTTCTACCTGTCCCTGTGTAGTCCTCAGCCCTCCTACCTGTCCCTGTGTAGTCCTCAGTCCTTCTATCTGTCCCTGTGTAGTCCTCCTACCTGTCCCTGTGTAGTCCTCAGTCATTCTACCTGTCCCTGTGTAGCCCTCCTACCTGTCCCTGTGTAGTCCTCCTACCTGTCCCTGTGTAGTCCTCAGTCCCTTGTCCCTGTGTAGTCCTCAGCCCTTCTACCTGTCCCTGTGTAGTCCTCAGTCCTTCTACCTGTCCCTGTGTAGTCCTCAGTTCTTCTACCTGTCCCTGTGTAGTCCTCAGCCCTTGTCCCTGTGTAGTCCTCAGTTCTTCTACCTGTCCCTGTGTAGTCCTCAGCCCTTGTCCCTGTGTAGTCCTCAGTCCTTCTACCTGTGCCTGTGTAGTCCTCAGTCCTTCTACCTGTCCCTGTGTAGTCCTCAGTCCTTCTACCTGTCCCTGTGTAGTCCTCAGTCCTTCTACCTGTCCCTGTGTAGTCCTCAGCCCTACCTGTCCCTGTGTAGTCCTCAGTCCTTCTACCTGTCCCTGTGTAGTCCTCAGTCCTTCTACCTGTCCCTGTGCAGTCCTCAGTCCTTCTACCTGTCCCTGTGTAGTCCTCAGCCCTTCTACCTGTCCCTGTGTAGTCCTCAGTCCTTCTACCTGTCCCTGTGTAGTCCTCAGCCCTTCTACCTGTCCCTGTGTAGTCCTCAGCCCTTCTACCTGTCCCTGTGTAGTCCTCAGTCCTTCTACCTGTCCCTGTGTAGTCCTCAGCCCTTCTACCTGTCCCTGTGTAGTCCTCAGTCCTTCTACCTGTGCCTGTGGGATATGTATTATGTACAGGTGTCTTCATGTTTGTGCATGTCCTCTTCAGGGAGAGGTCACAGCACTGATGATGACTTCAGTTATGATAAGCAGCTGTAGCTTGatctcactgactctctctctccaagtgcCATACGTCAATAAAGAGATGCATACTGACGGGTGTCAGCTGCTGTCGTTCAGGTCGGAGTCTGTTACAGAACGTCAACGTCTTAAACCTTTGAAGACAGAGCAGATCCTCGTCAAATCAATCTCACTCAAACGATTCTCTTTTCCCCATGTCAGTCAGTTAGAGGTGAGGCCTGAAGTTTGACATAACGTTTATTTTGGGCTGTTTGTTTTTGTGACCTCATGACCGCTGACACAGAGACACGTAGAAAATTATAGAttaccctccatttggaaaaatGTTACCATacctctatcctcctgattcctgcttacaagcaacaactcaaacaggaagtatcaGTGACGTGCTAAATATgtagcggatgctaagctacaggttTGGCTAGTACAGAAATAGAATATGTtgccgggattcatccgatggaaTGAGAAGGAGAATGGGAAGGAGTTTACCACATTAGTCAAcgacttcattaataagtgcatcgatgacacgTCACAAGAGGCTTCTGagggaatggcatcaaacacatgaaaactaTATgacgtatttgataccattcctctAATTTCCGCCTCTAGCCACTACCACAAGcttgtcctccccagttaaggtgctaccaacctcctgtgtcgtacgtacatatcccaaccagaagccatgggttacaggcaacatccacactgagctaaaggctagagctgccgctttcaaggagtgggacactattCCGGACAGTTATATGAAATTCTGCtacgccctccgacgaaccatcaaacaggcaaagcatcaatacaggaccatgatcgaatcctactacactggcttgCAAACGATCATGGATTACatagggaaacccagccgtgagctgcccagtgatgcgagcctaccagggGTACTAACTACTGTACCTTCTTTGCTCGTTTCGAAACAAcgctgaaccatgcatgagagttCAGTCACTTTATCCCTAACTGTATGTGCATACActgcatggccaaaagtatgtggacactccttcaaattagttgatttggctctttcagccacacccgttgctgacagaatgtattaaatcgagcacacagacatgcaatctccatagacaaacattggcaatagaatggcccgtactAAAGAGCTAagtaactttcaacgtggcaacgtcataggatgccacctttccaacaagtcagttcgtcagatttctgccctgctagagcttcccccggtcaactgtaagtgctgttattgtgaagtggaaacgtctaggagcaacaacggctcagtcgtgaagtggtaggccacacaagctcacagaacgggactgccaagtgctgaagcacataaCACGTAAAAATTGTGTGCAATTtgtgttgcaacactcactaccgagttccaaactgcctctggaagcaacgtcagcacaataactgtttgtcgggagcttcatgaaatgagtttccgtggccgagcagccgcacacaagcctaagatctaTGTTAatatggatgctaccatgattatggaaaatcctgaatgaatcgtgaataatgatgagtgagaaagttacatcAGCATAAATATTATATACCCAAGAAAATGCTAAAGGTTAGAGTAAAGGTAAAGGTTAGAGTTCGTTAAGGTAAAGGTTAAAAGAGTTCATTAAGGTAAATGTTAGAATTCATTAAGGTTAGAGTTCGTTAAGTTAAAGGTTAGAGTTTGTTAAGGTAAAGGTCAGAGTTCGTTAAGGTAAAGGTTAAGAATTCATTAAGGTAAATGTTAGAATTCGTTAAGGTTAGAGTTCGTTAAGGTAAAGGTTAAGAGTTCATTAAGGTAAATTTTAGAATTTGTTAAGGTTAGAGTTCGTTAAGGTAAAGGTTATAGTTAATTAAGGTAAAGGTTAGTGTTGCCTGAGGGTATTCATTTCAACATGGCCACTATAACTGATGCATAATTATCAGGTGTGCCAAGTTGATTACCTTTCTGACTTGGAACAGAAAGAGAGTTTTTACAAAGGagtcattaaagtgtttagaatcattaaagtgtttagaagggagtcattaaagtgtttagaatcattaaagtgtttagaaggtaatcattaaagtgtttagaatcattaaagtgtttagaaggtaatcattaaagtgtttagagtcattaaagtgtttagaagggagtcattaaagtgtttagagtcattaaagtgtttagaatcattaaagtgtttagaaggtaatcattaaagtgtttagagtcattaaagtgtttagaagggagtcattaaagtgtttagagtcattaaagtgtttagagtcattaaagtgtttagaaggtaatcattaaagtgtttagaatcattaaagtgtttagaatcattaaagtgtttagaagggagtcattaaagtgtttagaaggtaatcattaaagtgtttagagtcattaaagtgtttagacgggaatcattaaagtgtttagaagggaatcattaaagtgtttagaaggagtcattaaagtgtttagaagggaatcattaaagtgtttagaagggaatcattaaagtgtttagagtcattaaagtgtttagaagggaatcattaaagtgtttagagtcattaaagtgtttagaatcattaaagtgtttagaaggtaatcattaaagtgtttagaagggagtcattaaagtgtttagaaggtaatcattaaagtgtttagaatcattaaagtgtttagaaggtAATCATTAAAGTGATTAGAAGGgaatcattaaagtgtttagagtcattaaagtgtttagaatcattaaagtgtttagaaggtaatcattaaagtgtttagaatcattaaagtgtttagaagggagtcattaaagtgtttagaaggGAGTCATAAAAGTGTTTAGAATCATTAGTGTTTagaatcattaaagtgtttagaaggtaatcattaaagtgtttagaatcattaaagtgtttagaagggagtcattaaagtgtttagaaggtaatcattaaagtgtttagagtcattaaagtgtttagacgggaatcattaaagtgtttagaagggaatcattaaagtgtttagagtcattaaagtgtttagaaggtaatcattaaagtgtttagaatcattaaagtgtttagaatgtaa contains:
- the LOC121840729 gene encoding keratin-associated protein 16-1-like, which codes for MKKSFYLSLCSPQPSYLSLVFNPPTCPCVALLHVPVPPTMSLCSPQSSYLSLCSPHPSYLSLCSPQSFLSLCILNPPSVPPVPQPSYLSLCSPQSFYLSLCSPQPYLSLCTCPCVVLNVSLALSPLMSLCSPQPSLMSLVPCPCQSFYMSLCSPQPSYMSLCSPQPSYLSLCSPQPSYLSLCSPPTCPCPSYRSLCSPQPSYVSLCSPQPSLMSLCSPQPSLMSLCSPQPSYLSLCSPQPSYLSLCSPQPTYLSLCSPQPSYLSLCSSQSFYMSLCSPQPSYLSLCSPQPSYLSLCSPQPSYLSLCSSQSFYMSLCSPQPSYLSLCSPQPFYLPLPQSFYLSLCSPQPLCMCSPQSFYLCLCSPQSFYLSLCSPQPFYLSLPQSFYLSLCSPQSFYLSLCSPQPLCMCSPQSFYLCLCSPQSFYLSLCSPQPSYLSLCSPQPFYLSLCSPQPFYLSLCSPQPSYLSLCSPQSFYLSLFLSPLSLCSPQPFYLSLCSPQSFYLSLCSPQFFYLSLCSPQPLSLCSPQFFYLSLCSPQPLSLCSPQSFYLCLCSPQSFYLSLCSPQSFYLSLCSPQSFYLSLCSPQPYLSLCSPQSFYLSLCSPQSFYLSLCSPQSFYLSLCSPQPFYLSLCSPQSFYLSLCSPQPFYLSLCSPQPFYLSLCSPQSFYLSLCSPQPFYLSLCSPQSFYLCLWDMYYVQVSSCLCMSSSGRGHSTDDDFSYDKQL